One Candidatus Roseilinea sp. genomic region harbors:
- a CDS encoding pyruvate kinase, whose translation MRTKIVCTLGPASEDETVLRGMIRAGMDIARLNFSHGSRADHERRIRLVRRIAAEEHVSVTLMGDLQGPKFRIGRLTDPGVALQRDQQVIFSDQPDGEAIPLPHPDLLAAIQVGQRILIDDGAIALTVVRRIEATKIACRVLNGGVVMSNKGVSVPGLKIATSALTPKDRDDVQFAIAQRMDALAMSFVRSAEDVHELRRLIQDYGGDQLVVAKIEKPEALDDLPNIVRASDAVMVARGDLGVEAAPEEVPFYQKRIILTCLRVGKPVITATQMLQSMIASPQPTRAEASDVANAVLDGTDALMLSGETAVGAFPVQAVEAMARIAARAEASVIYRPRALLSELHETLADDDGADHKTDAITTAAVHIAETIGAKAIACASASGFTARMIARHRPAVPIVCLTPHERTKRYASFMWGVAAVIAETRKADADTLFAAACDAAQRLGCARPGDTIVVTAGLPLGSGSGHTNVIRLMEVRA comes from the coding sequence ATGCGCACCAAAATCGTTTGCACCCTCGGGCCGGCCAGTGAGGACGAAACCGTCCTGCGCGGCATGATCCGTGCGGGCATGGACATCGCGCGGTTGAATTTCTCACACGGCAGCCGGGCCGACCATGAGCGGCGCATTCGCCTGGTGCGTCGGATAGCCGCCGAGGAACACGTCAGCGTCACCCTGATGGGCGACTTGCAAGGGCCGAAGTTTCGCATTGGGCGGTTGACCGACCCGGGCGTTGCCTTACAGCGCGATCAGCAGGTCATCTTCAGCGATCAACCGGATGGTGAAGCTATCCCCCTGCCTCACCCCGACTTGTTGGCCGCCATCCAGGTGGGCCAGCGCATCCTCATTGACGATGGGGCGATCGCGCTGACCGTCGTGCGTCGCATCGAGGCGACCAAGATCGCGTGCCGTGTGCTGAACGGCGGCGTGGTGATGTCGAACAAGGGCGTGAGTGTGCCCGGCCTGAAGATCGCCACGTCGGCGCTCACACCCAAAGACCGCGACGATGTGCAGTTCGCCATCGCGCAGCGAATGGATGCGCTGGCCATGTCGTTCGTGCGCAGCGCGGAAGATGTGCATGAGCTGCGCCGGCTCATCCAGGATTACGGCGGAGATCAACTCGTCGTCGCCAAGATCGAAAAGCCCGAAGCGCTGGACGACTTGCCCAACATTGTGCGCGCAAGCGATGCCGTCATGGTGGCTCGCGGCGACTTGGGCGTGGAAGCAGCGCCGGAGGAAGTGCCGTTCTACCAGAAGCGCATCATCCTGACCTGTCTGCGCGTCGGCAAGCCCGTCATCACCGCTACGCAGATGCTCCAAAGCATGATCGCTTCGCCGCAGCCCACGCGCGCTGAAGCCAGTGACGTCGCCAACGCGGTGCTCGACGGCACCGACGCGCTGATGCTCAGCGGCGAGACGGCGGTGGGCGCCTTTCCCGTACAAGCGGTGGAGGCCATGGCGCGCATCGCCGCGCGCGCCGAGGCCAGCGTCATCTATCGGCCTCGCGCGCTTCTGTCGGAGCTGCACGAGACGCTGGCTGACGACGATGGCGCTGACCATAAGACCGACGCCATCACGACCGCGGCAGTGCACATCGCCGAGACGATCGGCGCGAAGGCGATCGCGTGCGCTTCGGCGTCTGGTTTCACGGCGCGCATGATCGCGCGTCATCGCCCGGCAGTGCCTATCGTGTGCCTGACGCCGCATGAGCGCACTAAACGTTACGCATCGTTCATGTGGGGCGTAGCGGCGGTGATCGCGGAGACGCGCAAGGCGGATGCCGATACGTTGTTCGCGGCAGCGTGCGACGCGGCGCAACGGCTGGGTTGTGCCAGGCCCGGCGATACGATCGTCGTCACGGCCGGCTTGCCGCTGGGCAGCGGCTCCGGCCACACGAACGTCATCCGATTGATGGAAGTCCGCGCGTGA
- a CDS encoding DNA methylase has product MLARVFEVLDGAPSREAFRLAGRAIPRIVGEFWTARQRQACSLHEISYRACFKPQLPRYFIERLTRPGDIVYDPFSGRGTTAVEAALLGRRVIANDVNPLSVILTAPRLRPPTLEAAADRLARIPNALQRAEVDLSMFFHPDTEREIVGLRSYLSARCQAGEEDDVDAWIRMVATNRLTGHSRGFFSVYTLPPNQAATPERQRRLNARLNQQPEYRDTRAIILRKTASLLRGLTEAQRANLRAAAESALLLTCDARNTPAIPDGSVQLTVTSPPFLDVVQYAADNWLRCWFNGIVADEIARRITLTRTPEAWAAVMQEVFKELYRVTRPGGWVAFEVGEVRRGRVRLDEHVAPLGEAAGFTCAAILVNQQRFTKTAHIWGVANNACGTNTNRIVVFRKA; this is encoded by the coding sequence ATGCTGGCGCGCGTGTTCGAAGTTCTGGACGGTGCGCCATCGCGCGAGGCATTCCGCCTGGCCGGTCGCGCCATCCCGCGCATCGTCGGCGAGTTCTGGACGGCCCGGCAGCGGCAGGCCTGTTCGCTCCATGAAATCTCGTATCGCGCCTGCTTCAAGCCACAGCTTCCGCGCTATTTCATCGAGCGACTGACCCGACCCGGCGACATCGTGTATGACCCGTTCAGCGGGCGTGGGACGACGGCGGTGGAGGCGGCCCTGTTGGGCCGGCGCGTCATCGCCAACGACGTGAACCCGCTCAGCGTCATCCTGACCGCGCCGCGTTTGCGCCCGCCGACGCTTGAAGCGGCGGCCGACCGGCTGGCGCGCATCCCAAACGCCTTGCAGCGCGCCGAGGTTGACCTCTCGATGTTCTTCCATCCGGATACCGAGCGTGAGATCGTCGGTCTGCGCAGCTACCTGTCGGCGCGCTGCCAGGCCGGCGAGGAAGACGACGTAGACGCCTGGATCCGCATGGTGGCGACCAACCGGCTGACCGGTCACTCGCGCGGCTTCTTCTCGGTCTACACGCTGCCGCCTAATCAGGCCGCCACTCCCGAGCGCCAGCGCCGCCTCAACGCTCGCTTGAATCAACAGCCCGAATACCGCGACACGCGGGCGATCATCTTGCGCAAGACGGCAAGCCTACTGCGGGGGCTGACCGAGGCGCAGCGCGCGAACCTGCGCGCTGCGGCCGAATCGGCGTTGCTGCTGACCTGCGACGCGCGCAACACGCCGGCCATACCGGACGGCAGTGTGCAGCTCACGGTGACTTCGCCGCCGTTTTTAGACGTGGTGCAATATGCCGCGGACAATTGGCTGCGCTGTTGGTTCAACGGCATCGTCGCCGATGAAATTGCGCGACGCATCACCCTGACGCGCACGCCCGAAGCCTGGGCTGCCGTGATGCAGGAGGTCTTCAAGGAGCTGTATCGCGTCACGCGACCGGGCGGCTGGGTGGCGTTCGAGGTAGGCGAGGTGCGCCGGGGGCGCGTGCGCTTGGATGAACACGTCGCCCCGCTCGGCGAAGCGGCCGGCTTCACCTGTGCGGCGATCCTGGTCAACCAGCAGCGCTTTACCAAGACCGCCCACATCTGGGGCGTGGCCAACAATGCCTGCGGCACGAACACCAACCGCATCGTAGTCTTTCGCAAGGCGTGA
- the nusB gene encoding N utilization substance protein B, whose translation MSRREARVLALQTLYEADTARHPADEVLNRHLAQVAWPAAVRQYAIALVQGVMREATTLDQMIGALAPKFPADQLSAIDRNILRIALYEMREGAVPLEVAISEAVNIAKEFGSETSARFVNGVLGAAANL comes from the coding sequence ATGTCACGGCGCGAGGCGCGCGTGCTTGCCTTGCAGACGCTCTACGAAGCCGACACGGCGCGCCATCCCGCCGACGAGGTGCTGAATCGTCACCTCGCACAGGTGGCATGGCCGGCGGCGGTGCGCCAATATGCCATCGCGCTGGTGCAAGGCGTGATGCGCGAGGCCACGACCCTCGATCAGATGATCGGCGCGCTAGCCCCCAAATTCCCGGCCGATCAACTCTCAGCCATTGATCGCAACATCCTGCGCATTGCGCTCTACGAGATGCGGGAAGGCGCGGTGCCGCTGGAGGTGGCGATCAGCGAAGCGGTAAACATCGCAAAAGAGTTCGGCAGCGAGACCAGCGCTCGATTCGTGAACGGCGTGCTGGGCGCCGCGGCAAATCTATGA
- a CDS encoding ABC transporter permease, which yields MSRAFWRDDRFVQLAAQLFVLAIVAGLAFVLVQNMAASLQRQGIALGFGFLDNAAGFDIGESLIRYTNTDTFARALLVGLLNTLLVSVLGIILATVLGVIVGIARLSGNWLVNRLAWLFIELMRNVPLLVLLIFIYTAFFLKLPRARQAIRLGPIYLSNRGVAMPWGEPTETWPIYLYIIIAAVGSAVLVATGLRLWQERSGRPKPIALPALGTFATMAAVGWLVLPQPPLTITTPQIAAFNFRGGLVLTPEFMALLIGLVIYTAAFIGEVVRAGIQSVPKGQVEAARALGLNGRRTLQLVVFPQALRVIIPPLTSQYLNLTKNSSLAVAIGYPDLFAVSGTIINQTGRAVEMIAVVMGVYLSVSLLTSLLMNWYNRRVRLVER from the coding sequence ATGAGCCGCGCGTTTTGGCGCGACGATCGCTTCGTCCAGCTCGCCGCGCAGCTCTTCGTCCTGGCCATCGTCGCCGGCCTGGCCTTCGTCCTGGTGCAAAACATGGCCGCCTCGCTGCAGCGCCAGGGCATCGCCCTGGGCTTCGGTTTCCTCGACAACGCCGCCGGCTTCGACATCGGCGAATCGCTCATCCGCTACACCAACACCGACACGTTCGCCCGCGCCTTGCTCGTCGGTTTGCTCAACACGCTGCTCGTCAGCGTGCTGGGCATCATCCTGGCGACGGTGCTCGGCGTCATCGTCGGCATCGCCCGGCTCTCCGGCAATTGGCTGGTCAACCGGCTGGCTTGGTTGTTCATCGAGCTGATGCGCAACGTGCCGTTGCTGGTATTGCTCATCTTCATTTACACGGCCTTCTTCCTCAAATTGCCGCGCGCGCGACAAGCCATCCGCTTGGGGCCGATCTACCTGAGCAATCGCGGCGTGGCCATGCCCTGGGGCGAGCCGACAGAGACCTGGCCGATCTACCTCTACATCATCATCGCTGCCGTAGGCTCGGCGGTCTTGGTCGCAACCGGGCTGCGCCTGTGGCAGGAGCGCAGTGGTCGGCCCAAGCCGATCGCGTTGCCAGCGCTGGGCACGTTTGCAACCATGGCCGCAGTCGGGTGGCTCGTCCTGCCGCAGCCGCCGCTCACGATCACCACACCGCAGATCGCCGCGTTCAACTTTCGCGGCGGTCTGGTGTTGACGCCGGAGTTTATGGCGCTGCTGATCGGCCTGGTGATCTACACTGCGGCCTTCATCGGCGAAGTCGTGCGTGCCGGCATCCAATCGGTGCCAAAGGGGCAGGTAGAGGCAGCGCGCGCGTTGGGGCTGAACGGCCGGCGCACTTTGCAGTTGGTGGTGTTCCCTCAGGCGTTGCGGGTCATCATCCCCCCGCTCACCAGCCAGTATCTGAACCTGACCAAGAACTCCTCGCTGGCGGTGGCGATTGGCTATCCGGATCTGTTTGCCGTATCGGGCACCATCATCAACCAGACGGGGCGGGCCGTAGAGATGATCGCTGTCGTCATGGGCGTATATTTGTCGGTCAGCCTGCTCACTTCGTTATTGATGAACTGGTACAACCGCCGCGTGCGGTTGGTGGAGCGGTGA
- the fabG gene encoding beta-ketoacyl-ACP reductase: MGQLQSKSAIVTGASRGIGRAIAVELARRGASVVVNYNASEAAARDVVKAITDAGGTAIAFKADVSKLDEAAALVKAALDAFGKLDILVNNAGATRDTLLMTMSEEDWDAVMNTDLKSVFNCCKAAIRPMIRARSGRIINISSVVGLAGQAGQTNYAAAKAGVIGFTKALAKELGSRNITVNAVAPGFIPTALTDALTEEQKHAILKATPLGRFGAPEEVAYAVSFLASDEAAFITGAVLSVDGGLVMQ, translated from the coding sequence ATGGGACAACTGCAAAGCAAATCCGCCATCGTTACCGGCGCATCGCGCGGCATCGGGCGCGCGATTGCCGTTGAACTGGCCCGCCGCGGCGCTTCGGTGGTCGTGAACTACAACGCCAGCGAAGCCGCCGCGCGCGACGTGGTCAAAGCCATCACCGATGCGGGGGGCACGGCCATCGCCTTTAAGGCCGACGTGAGCAAACTGGACGAGGCGGCCGCGCTGGTGAAAGCCGCGCTGGACGCATTCGGCAAGCTCGACATTTTGGTGAACAACGCCGGCGCCACCCGCGACACGCTGCTCATGACGATGAGCGAAGAAGACTGGGACGCGGTGATGAACACCGACCTGAAGAGCGTGTTCAACTGTTGCAAGGCGGCCATACGGCCGATGATCCGCGCGCGCAGCGGGCGCATCATCAACATCAGCTCGGTCGTTGGGTTGGCCGGCCAGGCCGGCCAGACCAATTACGCAGCGGCCAAGGCCGGGGTGATCGGTTTCACCAAGGCGCTGGCCAAAGAACTCGGCTCGCGCAACATCACCGTGAACGCCGTGGCGCCGGGCTTCATCCCCACCGCGCTCACCGACGCGCTCACCGAGGAACAAAAACACGCCATCCTCAAGGCTACGCCGCTGGGCCGGTTCGGCGCGCCCGAAGAAGTCGCCTATGCGGTATCATTCCTTGCCAGCGATGAGGCCGCTTTCATCACCGGCGCAGTCTTGAGCGTGGACGGCGGCCTGGTCATGCAATGA
- the tatC gene encoding Sec-independent protein translocase protein TatC: MAQNVQPMGELQEEEGMTLLEHVRELRDRLLKSVIALAVGTAVGLAFAEQILKVLLAPYGPAKQLLVTSPTSPLTNVFTVSVTAGAILALPVILYQILAFVFPGLLPHEKRWILIGLPFGFGLFIMGATFAFFVMLPAAVGFLTGIFPSVFNVALTPDDYIPFVAGVMFWMGVAFEMPLIIFILAKANVINAKVLKRHWRWAVVIVAVLAALITPTPDPINMSIVMVPLLLLYGLSIVMAYLARRNATVPAMLDPEEKLRDAT; the protein is encoded by the coding sequence ATGGCGCAAAACGTTCAACCGATGGGTGAACTCCAAGAAGAAGAGGGCATGACCCTCCTCGAGCACGTGCGCGAACTGCGCGATCGGCTGCTCAAGTCGGTGATCGCCCTGGCCGTGGGCACGGCGGTCGGGCTGGCCTTCGCGGAGCAGATTTTGAAAGTCCTGCTCGCGCCCTACGGCCCGGCTAAGCAGCTTCTGGTGACCAGCCCGACCTCGCCGCTGACCAACGTGTTCACCGTGTCGGTGACCGCCGGCGCCATCCTGGCCCTGCCGGTCATCTTGTATCAGATCCTGGCCTTCGTCTTCCCCGGCTTGCTGCCCCACGAGAAACGCTGGATTCTCATCGGCCTGCCGTTCGGATTTGGCCTGTTCATCATGGGCGCGACGTTCGCGTTTTTCGTCATGCTGCCGGCGGCGGTGGGCTTCCTCACCGGCATCTTCCCCAGCGTCTTCAACGTCGCACTGACGCCGGACGACTACATTCCCTTCGTCGCCGGCGTGATGTTCTGGATGGGGGTCGCGTTCGAGATGCCGTTGATCATCTTCATTTTGGCCAAGGCCAACGTGATCAACGCCAAGGTGCTCAAGCGGCATTGGCGCTGGGCGGTGGTGATCGTCGCCGTGCTGGCCGCGCTCATCACGCCGACGCCCGATCCCATCAACATGAGCATCGTCATGGTGCCGTTGTTGCTGCTTTACGGGCTCAGCATCGTGATGGCCTATCTCGCCCGCCGGAATGCCACCGTGCCGGCCATGCTCGACCCAGAAGAAAAGCTGAGGGACGCCACATGA
- a CDS encoding malonyl CoA-acyl carrier protein transacylase: MTTAYVFPGQGSQFVGMGLEQAQHRPIVKGIFARADAVLSFALSHLCWHGPEAELNDTLHAQPAIFTHSVAMYEMVRLSGEIEAPTFVAGHSLGELSALCAAGALAFEDGVKLTRERGRLMKEAGERTPGGMAAVIGLDADALRAVCQEASQQHAPGVVVANDNAPGQIVISGGKTAVEAASALAKARGAKRVVPLNVSVASHSPLMAEIADEFARLVERMPIAPAAVPVVANTSARPITHPDDIRAELAAQLTAPVRWVESVRFMCEQGVTRFVELGPKDVLCGLIRRIAAEAETRAIG; this comes from the coding sequence GTGACGACCGCATACGTCTTTCCCGGCCAGGGGTCGCAATTCGTGGGGATGGGGCTGGAACAAGCGCAACATCGGCCGATTGTCAAAGGCATCTTTGCGCGCGCCGATGCCGTGCTGAGCTTTGCGCTGTCTCACCTGTGCTGGCACGGGCCGGAAGCCGAACTCAACGATACGCTCCACGCCCAGCCGGCCATCTTCACCCATAGCGTCGCAATGTACGAGATGGTGCGGCTGTCCGGCGAGATTGAAGCGCCGACCTTCGTCGCTGGTCATAGCCTGGGCGAACTGAGCGCGTTGTGCGCCGCGGGTGCGTTGGCGTTCGAGGACGGCGTGAAGTTGACGCGTGAGCGTGGCCGACTCATGAAGGAAGCGGGCGAACGCACCCCGGGCGGCATGGCTGCGGTGATCGGCCTGGACGCTGACGCGCTACGCGCGGTATGCCAGGAAGCCTCCCAGCAGCACGCGCCGGGCGTCGTCGTTGCCAACGACAACGCGCCCGGTCAGATTGTCATCTCGGGCGGCAAAACGGCCGTCGAAGCGGCTTCGGCCCTGGCCAAAGCCAGAGGGGCTAAACGCGTCGTGCCGCTCAACGTCAGCGTCGCCTCGCACTCGCCGCTGATGGCCGAAATCGCCGACGAGTTCGCGCGACTGGTCGAGAGGATGCCGATCGCGCCGGCGGCTGTGCCGGTGGTGGCCAACACGTCGGCGCGGCCGATCACCCATCCCGACGACATTCGCGCTGAGTTGGCCGCACAGCTCACCGCGCCGGTGCGCTGGGTGGAGAGCGTGCGATTCATGTGCGAGCAAGGTGTGACGCGCTTCGTTGAGCTAGGCCCCAAAGACGTTTTGTGCGGGCTGATCCGCCGCATCGCTGCAGAGGCAGAGACGCGCGCAATCGGATGA
- a CDS encoding iron-sulfur cluster carrier protein, whose product MAVTEKEVMSALSRVIEPELQRDLVSLNMIKDLQILGNDVSFKIELTTPACPLKDVMDKAARAELSKISGIGKIEIGWTSNVAANARMRSALNLPIKNIIAVASGKGGVGKTTVAVNLAVALGQTGAKVGLLDNDVYGPNVPLMVGLPTAELLPDGRAMPSVAQHNGKLIPAEKFGIKIFSIGFIYPAESPLVWRGPMLHSAIRQFLQDVDWGDLDYLIVDMPPGTGDAQLSLAQTAQGVMGLIVTTPQAVSLGDALKGLAAFEQLKIPIIGVVENMGPYTDPTTGRKVAMFGEGGGERLAAMKQTPFLGSVPLDPAIRVGGDSGRPIVAAHPESEAAKRLTEIAKQVAARVSVLNFQQNNVIPISIIG is encoded by the coding sequence ATGGCTGTCACCGAAAAGGAAGTGATGTCCGCGCTGTCGCGCGTGATCGAACCTGAGTTGCAGCGAGACCTGGTCTCGCTGAACATGATCAAGGATCTACAGATCCTCGGGAACGATGTCTCATTCAAAATTGAGCTGACCACGCCGGCCTGCCCGTTGAAGGACGTGATGGACAAGGCAGCGCGGGCCGAGCTGAGCAAAATCTCCGGCATCGGCAAAATCGAGATCGGCTGGACGAGCAACGTTGCCGCCAATGCGCGGATGCGCAGCGCGCTCAACCTGCCGATTAAGAACATCATCGCCGTCGCCAGCGGCAAAGGGGGCGTGGGCAAGACCACCGTCGCGGTGAACCTGGCGGTCGCGCTTGGCCAGACCGGCGCCAAGGTGGGTTTGCTCGACAACGACGTGTACGGCCCGAACGTGCCGCTGATGGTTGGCCTGCCGACCGCTGAGCTGTTGCCGGACGGGCGCGCCATGCCCAGCGTGGCCCAGCACAACGGCAAGCTCATCCCTGCGGAGAAATTCGGGATCAAGATCTTCAGCATCGGGTTCATCTATCCCGCCGAGTCGCCCCTGGTGTGGCGTGGGCCGATGCTACACAGCGCGATTCGCCAGTTCCTTCAGGACGTGGACTGGGGCGACCTGGACTACCTGATCGTGGATATGCCGCCCGGCACGGGCGACGCGCAGCTCTCGCTGGCGCAGACGGCGCAGGGCGTGATGGGCCTCATCGTCACCACGCCCCAAGCAGTCTCCCTGGGCGACGCGCTCAAGGGCTTGGCGGCGTTCGAGCAGCTCAAGATCCCGATCATCGGCGTGGTCGAGAACATGGGGCCGTATACCGACCCGACCACCGGCAGAAAAGTCGCGATGTTCGGCGAGGGCGGCGGCGAGCGCCTGGCCGCGATGAAGCAAACGCCCTTCCTGGGCAGCGTGCCGCTCGATCCGGCCATCCGCGTCGGCGGCGACAGCGGCCGACCGATCGTCGCGGCGCATCCCGAGAGCGAAGCGGCCAAGCGACTGACCGAGATCGCCAAGCAGGTGGCGGCGCGCGTCAGCGTGCTGAATTTCCAGCAAAACAACGTCATCCCGATCTCGATCATCGGGTGA
- a CDS encoding MFS transporter, whose protein sequence is MARSARRTPSPLFILGCYAFVSLGVSAALLGPALPTLAAKANTSLDRIGLIFGAMSLGYLTSAPLINTIGARMGARAMLIVSPLVVIVGMALLALSTHLNTCFGAAYLLGLGQSGTQVAYNAMFGLQAEGGRASAVLNRLNAFFGVGALIGPLFVAASYALINEATLAFWIAAAMALPLTLGALQAREGLRHSSPPRIASSDGSAARRLLTSPAAWGLCFVMGLYVGCEVAFSSWATEFTRRMTGASTAQAAVVVSIFWAALALSRYFTPTLARRIPSVALIGLLFALAILGLMVMLMAGQMSAAAWVGAFGVGTGFGPVYPTLIAIGIQRFPFAARMIASVLTSTGALGALFLPTLVGFVMDASALGAVSAWVMLAGLLALVIGLWQLTRRALRREDATASPARAA, encoded by the coding sequence ATGGCGCGATCCGCCAGGCGCACTCCTTCCCCGCTCTTCATTCTCGGATGCTATGCCTTCGTCAGCCTCGGCGTGAGCGCAGCGTTGCTTGGGCCAGCGCTACCCACACTGGCTGCCAAGGCGAATACCAGCCTCGACCGTATCGGTTTGATCTTCGGCGCGATGTCGCTGGGCTATCTCACATCCGCGCCGCTCATCAATACGATAGGCGCGCGCATGGGCGCGCGCGCCATGCTCATCGTCAGCCCGCTGGTGGTCATCGTCGGCATGGCGCTGCTGGCGCTCAGCACGCATCTGAATACCTGCTTCGGGGCAGCCTATCTGCTCGGCTTGGGCCAATCCGGCACGCAGGTGGCTTACAACGCCATGTTTGGCTTGCAGGCAGAGGGGGGACGCGCCTCGGCAGTGCTCAATCGGCTCAATGCATTCTTCGGCGTCGGCGCGCTCATTGGGCCGCTGTTTGTTGCAGCAAGTTACGCGCTCATCAACGAGGCGACGTTGGCGTTCTGGATTGCGGCTGCGATGGCGCTGCCGCTCACACTGGGCGCGCTGCAGGCGCGGGAGGGACTGCGCCATTCGTCACCCCCGCGCATCGCATCGTCGGACGGCAGCGCCGCGCGCCGCTTGTTGACCTCGCCGGCAGCGTGGGGATTATGCTTCGTCATGGGGTTGTATGTCGGCTGCGAAGTGGCCTTCAGTAGCTGGGCGACCGAGTTCACCCGCCGCATGACGGGCGCAAGCACGGCGCAAGCTGCGGTTGTGGTGAGCATCTTCTGGGCGGCGCTGGCGCTCAGCCGTTATTTCACCCCCACCCTCGCGCGCCGTATTCCGTCCGTAGCGTTGATCGGGTTGCTCTTTGCGTTGGCCATCCTCGGGTTGATGGTGATGCTGATGGCCGGACAGATGAGCGCCGCAGCGTGGGTAGGGGCATTTGGGGTCGGCACCGGCTTCGGCCCAGTTTATCCTACGCTCATCGCCATCGGCATCCAGCGCTTCCCGTTCGCTGCGCGGATGATCGCCAGCGTGCTCACCAGCACCGGCGCGCTCGGCGCGCTCTTCTTACCGACGTTGGTGGGCTTCGTGATGGATGCGTCGGCGCTTGGCGCAGTGAGCGCATGGGTGATGCTGGCCGGATTGCTGGCGCTGGTCATCGGCCTATGGCAACTCACGCGCCGCGCCTTAAGGCGCGAGGATGCCACAGCGTCGCCAGCGCGAGCCGCGTAG
- a CDS encoding GlcNAc-PI de-N-acetylase, whose amino-acid sequence MNVLVIIAHPDDPEFFAGGTIARWRHDGHDVRYVVVTGGDKGSDQPDMTPARLAAIRRDEQCRAAAVLGVHDVTFLGHVDGELLNARDVRRDLAREIRRARPDVVLTTDPQTLHYGATRINHTDHRAVGLAVCDAIFPAAGNRMYFPELLAEGFEPHTPKEIYFAGPACPNTLVDVTDFIQTKIAAIRMHASQVKAPDELESRIRQGLLRITADGRVFFAEAFRRIWL is encoded by the coding sequence GTGAACGTCCTCGTCATCATCGCCCACCCTGACGACCCCGAGTTCTTCGCAGGCGGCACGATCGCCCGCTGGCGCCACGACGGCCACGATGTGCGCTACGTCGTCGTCACCGGCGGCGACAAGGGCAGCGACCAGCCCGATATGACGCCGGCTCGACTCGCGGCCATCCGCCGCGACGAGCAATGCCGCGCCGCCGCCGTTCTGGGTGTGCATGACGTCACCTTTCTCGGCCACGTGGACGGCGAGCTGCTGAACGCGCGAGACGTCCGGCGCGACCTGGCGCGCGAAATCCGACGGGCGCGTCCGGATGTCGTCCTGACGACCGACCCGCAGACGCTGCACTACGGCGCGACGCGCATCAACCACACCGATCACCGCGCCGTCGGCCTGGCGGTTTGCGACGCCATCTTCCCGGCGGCGGGCAATCGCATGTACTTCCCCGAACTGCTGGCGGAGGGCTTCGAGCCGCATACGCCGAAGGAGATCTACTTTGCCGGCCCGGCCTGCCCGAATACGCTGGTGGATGTCACAGATTTCATCCAGACCAAGATCGCGGCGATCCGCATGCATGCTTCGCAGGTGAAAGCGCCGGACGAGCTTGAGTCGCGCATCCGGCAGGGGCTGTTGCGCATCACCGCCGACGGCCGCGTCTTCTTTGCGGAAGCATTCCGGCGCATCTGGCTATAA
- the rpmF gene encoding 50S ribosomal protein L32 yields MGPLPKRKLSWGRTHRRRAHDHLTPVQLIACDNCGEMKPPHIVCPACGYYKGRMVVRIGDDAKDDKK; encoded by the coding sequence ATGGGTCCACTGCCAAAGCGTAAGCTTTCATGGGGTCGGACGCATCGGCGACGCGCGCACGACCATCTCACGCCCGTACAACTAATCGCCTGCGACAACTGCGGCGAGATGAAGCCGCCCCATATCGTGTGTCCGGCTTGTGGCTACTACAAGGGCCGCATGGTCGTCCGCATCGGCGACGACGCCAAAGACGACAAGAAGTAA